The genomic interval tgcCTTCCTGGTTGGATGCAAAAATGtaatttgcagtaattaaaacttttgtctaaattctcaaatcGCAGTAATTTAAGACTGCAGAAATAACCAGTTATACGATACATCATTGCATACATCTCATTGTACCTACCCAATCAAATGTCATGTGTGCCCTTATCCAAAAGTTAATCCAGCATAATCTGTCTTGCTCTTACCTACATCTCCATATTCTAGATCTCTGTCAAAAGGAATTGGACTCTCGTGACCGCTATTAACACCATGTCCATTTTCTACTTCACTCTTTGACATCAGCTTGTATTTGCAATCAATAAGAAGGAGAAGAGACTTCGTACTGAAAAAGTAAACACAGTAagacatcatcatcatcaacaacacaagCCAGTCACAGTATCCTACATTGCACAGATCATGCACAATTTTGTTACCACACATTCAGTGTTTTTCAAGAAAGccaaaaaacaataaacaaaagcaACAGCTGTAAATTAATGCTCCTTAACAGTACTGACAAACCAGCTGTGGAACTTCAGTCTATTGTGATGACACATGTATGTAGAAATGCCAAATAACCACTGCAGTACATTGTATTCTAAACTACTAGTGCCTCAACATAGAAAACAGGAACCTgcaattttattaatttagtgATAATGAAAAAGCACAGACAAAGCCTTTAAGAAATAAATGCCGTCCTCGTTTAGACGCTGCAGTTGGAACTCTAGCTAATAATTAACCGCCGTGCTGTGACGTTAATCACAGAAATTCAGTAAACATTTTACCATTTTCATTTCCACCAACATTTTAGTCGTTTCATTCCTGCAAATAGTCAAATACTGCAGAAATTCCCCACTAAAGTAAAGTTTGAAAGCAATCATTACGTGACGTTGTGTGTAAAAATGATCACTAATCAACCTTCTCTCATTGTCTAGAAACTTACTTACCCTGTTGTTCTAAATTGGACAGCTCATATTGCCTCCTTCCAACTTTCAAGGTAGTTGTCACTGTCATTTTCACACATTAGCAGTCAATTAGCCAGTTAGTTGGACAAGGAACCCCCTAAAGGATGGTTAACTTACACAACATATAGTAGGTATTGTAGACATGCTAATACCCTTCACTGTGAATCAATCATCTTGGTTTTATAGTCAGCAAGATAAAGCCTAGCTTTTTCGATGCTTTTAAAGTGGAGTCAATGCAAATAACATGAAATGAATGACACACCATGCAACCACTCAAGTAAAACATTTGACTGCGCATCATTAGCCTTTATGCCAAGCTCCCTTGCCTTTAGGATGTGACCTCTCTAGCTAAATCACATGATCGAGTTTCAACTGATTGTGCACGTGTATCCAAAGTTATAAATTATGTCATTTCCTTCAGTATTTTTATATCACACACTCTACAGTACCTCAAGTATGAACAAACTAGTTGGTAAATTACAAACATAGGAACTGTCGCAATCGTGTCTGTCAAACGTGCGTGAAATGCGCTAACACCGTTTCAGTAACAACCTGATTATAGCTATAAATGTCATAATAAGCGATCCCTCCATAACCCCAGCCTGAAAAACAAGAAAAGTACTGAACAAAGCTGCTACACAGCAGAACACCTAAAAGAGTCCCCACCTCCTTGAATGCAAATGGTAGACCCAACACACCTGCTCCAACAAATGAGATAAAAATGTTGGCAAACACTTTAGCAGAACTTTGTGTTCCTCCTTCATCGTGCATTGTTGACGAACGAAAAGCAACGATATCAACTACTACTGTAGTAAGCGACCTTCATTATCTAACGCGAGTTAGGCTACGACCTCGTGGCATCATGCTGGCGGTGAAAAGAAAATGCAAGAAACCTAGGCGTGCAATAAATCAGCAAGTGAAGAGCCTCCATCAGTTGGAGACATCGCACTAAACATAAGGTCGTAAAGATGCTTCACGTATGACATCCAACCCTTTCCCAGCTGGAATACCACATCTAGAGCCTTAGCTTACTTACACATGCCACAGCCGTGCAATAGTTCGCGTTTCACTTTGAAGCTTAGTGTGAGATGACACTTTTCATTGACCTAGTAGGTTATTTACAAAGGCGTTTATATACTGCAGGGTAGACAAAATTTGTACTGAACGGCAAACACGTATAGGAAGATAAATAGATTCCCTAGTGATTATTCTTGTTGTTAAGACAAAATGTCTTGTCTCAACAACAAGAGCAAGAGCATCTATAACTCAAGCCACTGAGTCTTCTTTGTTCTCTCAAGGAAATCATTTACCTACAGACACAGCAAATTAGAAAATGCCAACACTCTGAAAGGTGATGTGATAAAGCAACCTGTTGTTCTAGTTCATCATCAGGTACAACCTTCTCCTCAGCCATGAAAGACCACAGAATACGTACACCAGGCCTGCAGAGACAGTATTACAGCATACATGTCTGTTCCACGTTGCTTCTACCTTTTATGGCATAATTTATGGCATAAATCTATTTCAACTAAGAAACATTGTACACATTGGTTATGTCTCAGTTATCATAAACCATATTACCAAATCTCTCTGTGAAACTAAAGGAAAAAGTTCAGATTATTTGCCTCATTGTCTGGAATGTCTAAAAGAACTAAAAATTCAGTCTGCGGGAAAGAAAGATTACAAAGTAGCTTCTAAACATACGTTCCAACATTCAGCTTACTGAAATAAGCCTCAATATTCAATAAAGATGCTTGCCTTATCTCCTACCAGTTAGTTAGGTTATAATAATGTCATCATCCAATAGAACATTGATTAAGCCCACATAAGCTACTAAAATGCACTAGGAAGACATTAAAGCATtcttaaaggtgcagggtcacgctcagacatgcacactgcatccctttgaaaagggtgcactttttcaaacactcagcaACCGCAAGGACTTAGacgctctaatttgcactgaaggcaaagctgactaaagtctctctatagcctgaattggaatgatcaagacgttgcagtatgaggttgcGTTAGACCGTGACTCTGATAGCTAAATTCTAGGTTTTTTAGATGTAAGTATCCAaatttttcttctaaaacctcaaactgagAATGCTACCCTGCAGTTTCGGTAAAATTCAACAAGCACCCTCGTACTTCGAGCCAGATCGGAGTTCCTTACGctctgcacgtgaccagaaTGCACACATCATGTTTCCGTATGTTGCATCTGCCGTAGCCACATCTTTACCTCAGAGTAACCAAACGCACTCAGTTCACATTGAGCAcctaaaatttgtattgtttaaagcTTACACAGCTGCTGTGCCTGTCAATCGACTCCTAAATAgccagttttgcagtagtttcgtCTAGTGAcctttgcacatgcgcaacatccgaacagcatttgaagggcttactggcgatcGAAACTGTGCATGTATTACGTACAATAGCTACGGTGCAAAAGCTACCTCAGTTGAGATtggctcaagtgcgcatgtccgacggtgaccctgcacctttaacaTTACAGTAGACCCTCCGATATCCAACCCTCACACATCCGACCCCTCGCATATCCAACCTTTTTTGCAAAACGAATATGATGTCACAAACCCAGTTTGTGCAAGGGCAGTGACAACGTGCAGTGATGGAGACGTTAAGACCATGTACATACTAGCACTTAAAAAAGTGGACTGGAACACCAAGGTTGAACGCTTCACTTATCCGTTCATTTCACTTGTCCCACCCCTATTCCTCCATGGCTTGTCCAAAAGGGGTCAGATATGCTATGATGTAGAGAAGCACTTTGACTCGCTTCCTTGTGGTTGTTACTTAGCAATGGCATGCATGTCTATTCTTTGACAAATCTTGCACGTTAGGAACTGTCTCAATCAAACACTGCATTCAGACCAACCCGCATATACAGTGGCCTATGCAGATAGTTTACCAGGCTTCTCTAAAATAAAGCATTTTTGCAAAATCAAGCCAATGTAATATTAAACACTTCCTCGTATGATGACTTCAAGCCTGTCACAATCTATGCTGTAAATCAAGAGCTCTAGCAACCAGGTGAGTCAAACAGTATGCTGAGAcagaacgacagacagacacacatacacacagagaaGCACAGCACATGTATCTCACCTGTCGTCATATTTCATTAGACACTGAAATGCTTCCTTGTAAAAGGAAAGATCTGGTGTCCGTGGAGGTTTAGCATAATACATCTCTTGTACCTGACACAACATACAGCCATGTtagatcacacacacaaacactcacgcTCTCTCATAATGTTTCTCACCCTTCGTAAAatgtcttctctctcttctttttctttcaaaTCTATTACTCTTTGTTCTTCTGTCTCATCATTTAACCAGCGCAGCAGCCACGGCTTGCGATGCCCATCACTAGATTCACTACCTTCTGCTGACATGTGACGTTGTGAAACCTCAATGCCCATCATTCTTAAAATACCATTGCCTATATCAGCAAACATAAAAAGTAATCAACTCCATAGCCACAATCATGAATGTGTGATGAGCAATAATATGTACATCACTACTCAGTACTGTATACAACTGCAAAGCATCTGTTGCTCAAGTCatattaaataaacaaattcaTCAAACAAATAGCCATTGCAACTTTCATAAATCTCCCTTCCTTGCACCAATGAGACGAGTGAAACTTATCAGAATCATCTAAGTCGTTTCTAATTAAAGCGTTAAAAGCCACAACAAGACGAATTGAAACACTATTATTGTCAAAACCTAGCAAATTAGTTAAACTCCATTCTTACCGTCTACCTGGTACTAAAATTAATATGTGGATTTGTCTAACTGCAATCACGTGACACTGATCTTTAGACCCGCCTTCCGCAAAAAGACACACGCACCTCATCTACTCGTCTGCGTACGCGAAGACGGGCGACCAAATGTTCACATAAAATACCTGAAATTGTAGGCAGGTGGCAAGTAAAGCAAAACGATGTCTCTTTACGTACATCGCCACAACGTTTCCCGGATAAATTACAATTCTTCAACGAACGTAAAACGATACAAAACCTGCTTATACGGCatagtaataaatatatacttccaatatttctttaatttttaagtAAAAATTGTCGCTAGACATCACAAACTGGTTGCAGCTGCCAGTGGCCATACCAGACACAAACCAATACTCATACCACTTAAACGACGCCTTGGTATCTTTCTCAGACAACTTGATAACAAGCAACTGCTTTGTCGGGCGGAAAAAACGAGAACCGAGGCCATCAGAGATGCCATGTGACACGCAAGCGCACGACAAACCATCAAACTAGCCCGGATAAGCTAATCCGATGCGCAGAGCATCCAAGCTCCGCACTTGTGACAGCAATAATCTTCAAATTTGTATTTACTGATATTAACCCATGTATGCATAAGCCTACGTAGTCTGCAACGAGCAGACGTATATCGAAATACATGCCATTTTGTCAATCAATATAATACTGCAACACTCAAATTTGACTATCTTGTTACATCTCATACGTCTGTATGTTCAAACAGTGTGTGGTGAACTACAGAGGGTAGGGTTGATGtaaaagtctgtttttgtctgtcagtggtGGAACATGAAGATCTGTAGGATCAATGTGGTGATGACCTGGAACAGAGCCAAAACGACTCTGAAACGTGATGCCATATCCTGATGTTCGTTCTAGTTGAGTGAGAACAAGTGAAATCTGCCTGCAAATAACACAGAATAAATGATCGATCTTAATATATAACCATATGCAATACTGTTAGGCaatagctgtgtgtgtgtgtgtgtgtgtgtgtgtgtgtgtgtgtgtgtgtgtgtgtgtgtgtgtgtgtgtgtgtgtgtgtgtgtgtgtgtagtatttAAACTTGTCAAACAGGTTCAGTGTTGCATGTATATAGCTAACTCGACCTCTGATAAAAATGTAGAAATCCTCAATTTTGATTCCCTTTCTACTGTAGGAGAAGCGTACGTGTTTGGGCAACAACTGCAGTAAACTTGTGCAAACAACCAATACATGCAGTCTtataatacactgtatacacAGCATCAATGGATTACAAATCACTTGATTTCTAACTTATACAAGTATGAattgcaacaaacagacagccaaaaGAAACTGAGCTAGCTAGAAGATCAAAACAAATCATGTGACTATTATATACAGCTAGACAAAACAAGAAAGCTGTGCCAGCTCAGGCTAACAGAGCAGTCTGAGTTGTGAGGCAGCTCTGACAAATGCACTGCAAACTTAAATGCCTACAGAAGGGTCTACATTAGGACACACAGTATATAATCTAACAAACACCAGTATGTTGTCTTTCAATAAACATAACCAGATCCTGTAGTTCTAACATATTTTGTCTACCGCTTGATACAAGGATTACTTGCACAAAAAGTGACAACAATAGGACTGCATTGAGCATGTAGTGGTATTCAATTTGATTAGCAATATGCTCAAAACGCTGTAAAAACTTCTTTCCACATGACTGCTTTAGTTGGACTGATGTAGTTTGTAGTCAATAGATAACGACATAACTACTACCAAACAAGTTGATCGAGTAAAACTTAGAAGCACATACAGTGAAACTCCTCGTGCttcatacatgtgtgtgttaaaCTTTAGAACTTCATATATGTGTGGACACATGAAACAACTATAATGTAATATGCTCAACCAGATTAGTTCATTAAAGTTTATTATTGCAAGTATGGAAAGTAAACCCCTCTCTAGATGCTCTTAGACCATGG from Corticium candelabrum chromosome 14, ooCorCand1.1, whole genome shotgun sequence carries:
- the LOC134189910 gene encoding uncharacterized protein LOC134189910, with the translated sequence MVCRALACHMASLMASVLVFSARQSSCLLSSCLRKIPRRRLSGNGILRMMGIEVSQRHMSAEGSESSDGHRKPWLLRWLNDETEEQRVIDLKEKEEREDILRRVQEMYYAKPPRTPDLSFYKEAFQCLMKYDDRPGVRILWSFMAEEKVVPDDELEQQVNDFLERTKKTQWLEL